In a single window of the SAR324 cluster bacterium genome:
- a CDS encoding ion transporter, producing the protein MIDRLQNPLDLVICLKMLNVISLSDHESEKRIDKIVSKHLGDRYEEFSKQANQQLINLTDGQKVKLTRECLVRLQGEKDATKKEILLMFEEIIFADDEVLSSERKFYDLAKSLLQVNTYEIEPSVELFEYLNVLNYVSSSDFASIDEFAEIWIKYMGPDIRVYYNEAYQNLKDLDLESQIQKVGGNLRKLNNIDDQQKISIRTMVEEIIFSDDEFTDEEKIVYELLLENLGVEPGIKYDQPTASPLRWLSNIEQSQWFQNFINLFIVLTGIVVGLETSEALVTDYPTLFYSIDTVIKYIFLIEILIRFLPKWNKPLAFFSDGWNIFDSLLVVGSFLPFGSYPFVLRVIRLLRFTRIFRQVPQLRIIVISLLQSTKPIGFVGILLLLLIYIYGVIGTTVFSKNDPIHFGDLPISMVSLFRAATFEDWTDMMYIQMYSCAEYGYGDNPELCVNPAKMPLMAVFYFISFIIISGLVILNLVIGVIIQSMTQAKGSLEKDEELRKTIKNIDFIVKKVRARKFEEMLDTNDSQV; encoded by the coding sequence ATGATCGATCGATTGCAGAATCCTTTAGACCTCGTGATCTGTCTAAAGATGTTGAATGTCATTTCATTGTCAGACCATGAGTCAGAGAAAAGAATTGATAAGATTGTCTCCAAGCACCTTGGCGATCGCTACGAGGAATTTTCAAAGCAGGCAAATCAGCAACTAATCAATCTAACTGATGGTCAAAAAGTTAAACTGACTCGTGAATGCTTGGTTCGCTTGCAGGGAGAGAAGGATGCTACAAAAAAAGAAATTCTTCTCATGTTTGAGGAAATCATTTTTGCAGATGATGAAGTCCTCTCCTCAGAGAGAAAATTCTATGATCTCGCCAAAAGTCTTCTCCAGGTGAACACCTATGAGATTGAGCCAAGTGTTGAATTATTCGAGTACCTTAATGTTCTGAACTATGTTTCAAGCTCTGATTTTGCCAGCATCGACGAATTTGCCGAGATCTGGATCAAGTACATGGGTCCAGATATTAGAGTCTATTACAATGAGGCCTACCAAAACCTTAAAGACCTTGATCTGGAGAGCCAGATTCAGAAAGTGGGTGGGAATCTCAGAAAGCTGAACAACATCGATGATCAGCAAAAAATCAGTATTCGAACAATGGTCGAAGAAATCATATTCTCCGATGATGAGTTCACTGATGAGGAAAAAATTGTCTACGAATTGCTGCTGGAGAATCTGGGAGTCGAACCGGGCATAAAGTATGACCAACCCACGGCTAGTCCCCTTCGTTGGCTAAGCAACATTGAGCAAAGCCAATGGTTTCAAAACTTCATCAATCTGTTCATTGTTTTGACAGGAATTGTGGTGGGTTTAGAAACCAGTGAAGCACTAGTTACGGATTATCCCACCTTATTCTATTCAATCGACACGGTCATCAAGTACATTTTTTTAATCGAAATTCTTATTCGTTTCTTACCAAAATGGAATAAACCCCTGGCCTTCTTTTCCGATGGATGGAACATCTTTGATAGTCTCCTTGTGGTCGGCTCATTTCTTCCTTTTGGGTCTTATCCATTCGTCCTCAGGGTTATCAGACTCTTACGCTTCACAAGAATTTTTCGCCAAGTTCCCCAACTTAGAATAATCGTCATTTCACTGCTTCAGAGTACCAAACCCATTGGCTTTGTGGGTATTCTACTCTTACTCTTGATTTATATTTATGGGGTAATTGGCACTACAGTTTTTTCAAAAAATGACCCCATCCATTTTGGAGATCTCCCAATCAGCATGGTGTCCTTATTTCGGGCTGCCACTTTTGAGGACTGGACCGACATGATGTACATTCAGATGTACAGCTGTGCAGAGTATGGTTATGGGGACAACCCAGAATTGTGTGTAAATCCTGCAAAAATGCCGCTGATGGCAGTATTCTATTTTATTAGCTTCATCATCATCAGTGGTCTAGTAATTTTAAATCTAGTCATCGGGGTCATCATCCAAAGCATGACTCAAGCAAAGGGTAGTCTTGAGAAAGACGAGGAACTCCGAAAGACCATCAAGAATATTGATTTTATCGTGAAGAAGGTCAGGGCGAGAAAGTTCGAGGAAATGCTCGATACAAATGATTCTCAAGTATAA